In a single window of the Streptomyces cinnabarinus genome:
- a CDS encoding alpha/beta fold hydrolase, with amino-acid sequence MATVRVSGVEVGYARVGDGPGPPLVLVHGAGVDGRMWQPQAEALAAEFTVVAWDEPGAGMSSDVPSGFGLDDYARALAAVIEDLGLGPAHVAGLSWGGTVVLELYRRRPDLVRTLIMIDTYAGWKGSLPPEEVAVRVMGAERMLAAPRERFDPTLPGLFAGDGPPEEFVALLDAMQREVRPRTLGAQLALMAEADLTDVLPRITVPTLLLWGEADVRSPLGVARDFAAAVPHAELVVLPGVGHMSNLEDPEGVTGALRAFCRAHASA; translated from the coding sequence ATGGCAACCGTGCGGGTCAGCGGGGTGGAGGTCGGCTACGCGCGCGTGGGGGACGGTCCGGGGCCGCCGCTGGTCCTGGTGCACGGGGCGGGCGTCGACGGCCGGATGTGGCAGCCGCAAGCGGAGGCGCTGGCCGCCGAGTTCACGGTCGTCGCCTGGGACGAGCCCGGTGCCGGGATGTCGTCCGACGTGCCCTCCGGGTTCGGTCTCGACGACTACGCGCGGGCCCTCGCCGCCGTCATCGAGGACCTCGGGCTGGGCCCCGCGCACGTGGCCGGGCTGTCCTGGGGCGGCACCGTCGTGCTGGAGCTGTACCGGCGGCGCCCGGATCTGGTCAGGACGTTGATCATGATCGACACCTATGCCGGCTGGAAGGGCTCGCTGCCGCCCGAGGAGGTGGCCGTGCGGGTCATGGGTGCGGAGCGGATGCTCGCGGCGCCGCGGGAGAGGTTCGATCCGACGCTGCCGGGGCTGTTCGCGGGGGACGGTCCGCCCGAGGAGTTCGTGGCCCTGCTCGACGCGATGCAGCGCGAGGTGCGCCCGCGGACCCTCGGGGCGCAGCTCGCCCTCATGGCCGAGGCCGATCTGACCGACGTGCTGCCGCGGATCACGGTGCCGACCCTGCTCCTGTGGGGCGAGGCCGACGTACGGTCGCCGCTGGGCGTGGCCCGGGACTTCGCGGCGGCGGTCCCGCACGCCGAGCTGGTGGTGCTGCCCGGCGTGGGACACATGAGCAATCTGGAGGATCCGGAGGGCGTCACGGGGGCGTTGCGGGCGTTCTGCCGGGCGCACGCGTCGGCGTGA
- a CDS encoding undecaprenyl-diphosphate phosphatase, translated as MSWFESLILGLVQGLTEFLPVSSSAHLRLTAAFSGWEDPGAAFTAITQIGTETAVLIYFRKDIGRILLAWSKSLTNKAMRRDHDAQMGWLVIVGSIPIGVLGLTLKEQIEGPFRDLRLTATMLIVVGIIIGIADRLAARDEAGGRHRAAKQRKELQDLNVRDGLIFGLCQSAALIPGVSRSGATISGGLFMGYNREAAARYSFLLAIPAVLASGLFELKDAMETGGTDWGPTIFATIIAFVSGYAVIAWFMKFISTKSFMPFVWYRIALGILIIVLVATGALSPDAGEPAH; from the coding sequence ATGTCTTGGTTTGAATCCCTCATCCTCGGACTCGTCCAGGGGCTGACCGAGTTCCTCCCCGTGTCCTCCAGCGCGCACCTGCGGTTGACCGCGGCGTTCTCCGGCTGGGAGGACCCGGGCGCGGCCTTCACCGCGATCACCCAGATCGGCACGGAGACCGCCGTGCTGATCTACTTCCGCAAGGACATCGGGCGGATTCTGCTCGCCTGGTCGAAGTCGCTCACGAACAAGGCGATGCGCCGCGATCACGACGCCCAGATGGGCTGGCTGGTGATCGTCGGCTCGATCCCGATCGGGGTGCTGGGCCTGACGCTGAAGGAGCAGATCGAGGGCCCCTTCCGCGATCTGCGCCTCACCGCGACCATGCTGATCGTGGTCGGCATCATCATCGGCATCGCCGACCGGCTGGCGGCGCGCGACGAGGCCGGGGGCCGGCACCGCGCGGCCAAGCAGCGCAAGGAGCTCCAGGACCTCAATGTCCGGGACGGCCTGATCTTCGGCCTGTGCCAGTCCGCGGCACTGATCCCGGGCGTCTCCCGCTCCGGCGCCACCATCAGCGGCGGTCTGTTCATGGGCTACAACCGCGAGGCGGCGGCCCGTTACTCCTTCCTCCTCGCGATCCCCGCGGTGCTCGCCTCCGGCCTGTTCGAGCTGAAGGACGCGATGGAGACCGGGGGAACCGACTGGGGTCCGACGATCTTCGCGACGATCATCGCCTTCGTCTCCGGCTACGCGGTCATCGCCTGGTTCATGAAGTTCATCTCGACCAAGAGCTTCATGCCGTTCGTCTGGTACCGCATCGCTCTCGGCATCCTGATCATCGTGCTCGTCGCCACGGGCGCGCTGAGCCCGGACGCGGGCGAGCCCGCGCACTAG
- a CDS encoding nuclear transport factor 2 family protein, with protein MTQRVELATVMDRLAVDGLITEYAVAVDDGDWEAYRGLFAPAGRADYRSAGGIEGDARQVADWLAESMRLFPMRQHLIVNRRLSFGILDQDTGDTAQVQADYVNPMRFARDGAASAAPDFVCGGRYAFGLTRTHDGWRLSEVVVREKWRRLPEPAATR; from the coding sequence ATGACGCAGCGTGTGGAGCTCGCGACCGTGATGGACCGGCTGGCCGTCGACGGTCTGATCACCGAGTACGCGGTGGCCGTCGACGACGGCGACTGGGAGGCGTACCGCGGGCTGTTCGCGCCCGCCGGGCGTGCGGACTACCGCTCGGCGGGTGGGATCGAGGGCGATGCCCGGCAGGTCGCCGACTGGCTGGCGGAGAGCATGCGGCTGTTCCCGATGCGCCAGCACCTCATCGTCAACCGCCGGCTCAGCTTCGGGATCCTGGACCAGGACACCGGCGACACGGCCCAGGTCCAGGCCGACTACGTCAACCCGATGCGCTTCGCCCGCGACGGCGCCGCCTCGGCCGCCCCCGACTTCGTCTGCGGCGGCCGCTACGCCTTCGGACTGACCCGCACCCACGACGGCTGGCGGCTGAGCGAGGTCGTCGTACGGGAGAAATGGCGGCGGCTGCCCGAACCGGCCGCGACACGATGA
- the lnt gene encoding apolipoprotein N-acyltransferase has product MQRFGHWFDSPWRRSLLAALAGALPVLAFPAPALWWFAYVTLVPWILLLRTAPTARRALYDGWCGGFGFMLAMHHWLLPNLHVFTFVIAALLGALWAPWGGLVRHFLAGTPGPGRVAGALVVLPSGWLMVELVRSWEGLGGPWGMLGASQWQVTAGLRLASVGGVWLVSFLLVALNVAVAVLVSVRASRVPAVAGLVATATVTSVAWVWSPRPDTDGRTRIAVVQPGVIKGADSGAQRFAVEERLTRELVGQDLDLIVWGESSVGFDLASRPDLATRLADLSRATGAPILVNVDARRSDKPGIYKSSVLVGPEGLTGDRYDKMRLVPFGEYVPARSLLGWATSVGEAAGEDRRRGSEQVVMRTGNGLRVGPMVCFESAFPDMSRQLVEDRAQVLVAQSATSTFQQSWAPEQHASLAALRAAESGRPMVHSTLTGVSAVYDASGERVGDWLGTSASAAQVYDVPLARGTTLYVRFGDWPVLAALLILAAWCLGEGVRTLRVRRPAPGPRVPPARTVHGSPARPGR; this is encoded by the coding sequence ATGCAGAGGTTCGGCCACTGGTTCGACTCCCCGTGGCGGCGTTCGCTGCTCGCCGCACTGGCCGGCGCCCTGCCCGTCCTCGCCTTCCCGGCCCCCGCGCTGTGGTGGTTCGCCTACGTCACCCTGGTCCCCTGGATCCTCCTGCTGCGCACCGCCCCCACGGCCCGCCGGGCCCTGTACGACGGCTGGTGCGGCGGCTTCGGGTTCATGCTGGCCATGCACCACTGGCTGCTGCCGAACCTGCATGTCTTCACCTTCGTGATCGCCGCCCTCCTCGGCGCGCTGTGGGCACCCTGGGGCGGTCTGGTGCGCCACTTCCTCGCCGGGACACCGGGACCGGGCCGGGTCGCGGGCGCCCTCGTCGTGCTGCCCTCGGGCTGGCTGATGGTCGAACTGGTCCGCTCCTGGGAGGGCCTGGGCGGGCCGTGGGGGATGCTCGGCGCCTCCCAGTGGCAGGTGACGGCGGGGCTGCGGCTCGCCTCGGTCGGCGGGGTCTGGCTGGTCAGCTTCCTGCTGGTGGCACTCAATGTCGCCGTCGCCGTCCTGGTGTCGGTGCGCGCCTCCCGGGTCCCCGCCGTGGCCGGACTGGTCGCCACCGCCACCGTCACCTCGGTGGCCTGGGTCTGGTCGCCGCGCCCGGACACCGACGGCCGGACCCGGATCGCGGTGGTCCAGCCGGGCGTGATCAAGGGCGCCGACAGCGGCGCGCAGCGCTTCGCGGTGGAGGAGCGGCTCACCCGCGAACTCGTCGGCCAGGACCTGGACCTGATCGTCTGGGGGGAGAGCAGCGTGGGTTTCGACCTGGCCAGTCGCCCCGATCTGGCGACCCGGCTCGCGGATCTCTCCCGGGCGACCGGCGCTCCGATACTCGTCAACGTCGACGCCCGGCGCTCCGACAAGCCCGGCATCTACAAGAGTTCGGTCCTGGTCGGCCCCGAGGGCCTGACGGGCGACCGCTACGACAAGATGCGGCTCGTGCCGTTCGGCGAGTACGTCCCGGCCCGCTCCCTGCTCGGCTGGGCCACCTCGGTCGGCGAGGCGGCGGGCGAGGACCGGCGGCGCGGTTCCGAGCAGGTCGTGATGAGGACCGGGAACGGCCTCCGGGTCGGCCCCATGGTGTGCTTCGAGTCGGCGTTCCCCGACATGAGCCGCCAACTGGTCGAGGACCGCGCCCAGGTGCTCGTCGCGCAGTCCGCGACCTCGACCTTCCAGCAGAGCTGGGCTCCCGAACAGCACGCCTCGCTGGCCGCCCTGCGCGCCGCCGAGTCCGGCCGCCCCATGGTGCACTCGACGCTGACCGGCGTCTCCGCGGTGTACGACGCGAGCGGGGAGCGCGTCGGCGACTGGCTCGGCACCAGCGCGAGCGCGGCCCAGGTGTACGACGTGCCGCTCGCCCGGGGAACCACGCTCTACGTCCGGTTCGGCGACTGGCCGGTGCTGGCGGCGCTGCTGATCCTCGCCGCCTGGTGCCTGGGCGAGGGAGTGCGGACCCTGCGGGTCAGGCGGCCCGCTCCTGGACCGCGCGTACCACCCGCTCGCACAGTTCATGGGTCGCCAGCGCGTCCCGGGCGCTGA
- a CDS encoding Gfo/Idh/MocA family protein produces the protein MKVGCIGLGDIAQKAYLPVLGQQPGIELHLQTRTPATLHRVADTLHLPGAQRHTDPDSLLAQGLDAAFVHAPTAVHPEIVTRLLQAGVPTYVDKPMAYELAESERLVELAEQRGVSLAVGFNRRFAPGYAQCADHPRELILMQKNRVGLPEEPRSMILDDFIHVVDTLRFLVPGPVDDVTVRARTEGGLLHHVVLQLAGEGFTALGVMNRLSGSNEEILEVSGQDTKRQVLNLAEVVDHKGQPTVRRRGDWVPVARQRGIEQAVLAFLDAVRAGKVLSARDALATHELCERVVRAVQERAA, from the coding sequence GTGAAGGTCGGCTGCATCGGACTCGGCGACATCGCGCAGAAGGCCTACCTGCCCGTGCTCGGTCAGCAGCCCGGGATCGAACTGCACTTGCAGACCCGGACGCCGGCCACCCTCCACCGGGTCGCCGACACCCTCCACCTGCCCGGCGCACAGCGCCACACCGACCCCGACTCGCTGCTCGCCCAGGGCCTCGACGCGGCCTTCGTGCACGCGCCCACCGCCGTCCACCCGGAGATCGTCACCCGGCTGCTGCAGGCCGGCGTGCCGACCTACGTGGACAAGCCGATGGCGTACGAACTCGCCGAGTCCGAGCGGCTGGTGGAGCTTGCCGAGCAGCGCGGGGTGAGCCTCGCGGTGGGCTTCAACCGGCGGTTCGCGCCCGGGTACGCGCAGTGCGCCGACCATCCGCGCGAGCTGATCCTCATGCAGAAGAACCGGGTCGGGCTCCCGGAGGAGCCGCGCTCGATGATCCTGGACGACTTCATCCATGTCGTGGACACCCTGCGATTCCTGGTGCCGGGGCCGGTCGACGACGTGACCGTGCGGGCCCGCACCGAGGGCGGACTGCTGCACCACGTGGTGCTCCAGCTGGCCGGGGAAGGCTTCACCGCCCTCGGGGTGATGAACCGGCTCAGCGGCTCCAACGAGGAGATCCTGGAGGTGTCCGGGCAGGACACCAAGCGTCAGGTGCTCAACCTCGCCGAGGTCGTCGACCACAAGGGCCAGCCGACCGTGCGCCGGCGCGGCGACTGGGTGCCGGTGGCCCGGCAGCGCGGGATCGAGCAGGCGGTGCTGGCGTTCCTGGACGCCGTGCGCGCGGGCAAGGTGCTCAGCGCCCGGGACGCGCTGGCGACCCATGAACTGTGCGAGCGGGTGGTACGCGCGGTCCAGGAGCGGGCCGCCTGA
- a CDS encoding DinB family protein, translated as MTTERQEPSITADERSMLDGWLDYHRQTLAWKCEGLTEAQLRTASVEPSELSLMGLVRHMAEVERFWFHEILLGEDLGVLYSSEQDRDGEFHFSDSDTWQEAHTTWQAEIARARGNAAGLDLDALSQGKSRSGERFNLRWIYTHMIEEYARHNGHADLLRERVDGSTGD; from the coding sequence ATGACGACTGAACGCCAAGAGCCTTCCATCACCGCCGACGAGCGCTCCATGCTGGACGGCTGGCTGGACTACCACCGCCAGACCCTCGCCTGGAAGTGCGAGGGCCTGACCGAGGCCCAGCTGCGCACCGCCTCCGTGGAGCCGTCCGAGCTGAGCCTGATGGGCCTGGTGCGGCACATGGCGGAGGTCGAGCGGTTCTGGTTCCACGAGATCCTGCTCGGCGAGGACCTCGGGGTGCTCTACTCCTCGGAGCAGGACCGGGACGGCGAATTCCACTTCTCCGACTCGGACACCTGGCAGGAGGCGCACACCACCTGGCAGGCCGAGATCGCCCGGGCCCGGGGCAACGCGGCCGGACTGGACCTCGACGCCTTGTCCCAGGGCAAGAGCCGGTCGGGCGAACGCTTCAACCTGCGCTGGATCTACACCCACATGATCGAGGAGTACGCCCGTCACAACGGCCACGCCGACCTGCTGCGCGAGCGCGTCGACGGGTCCACCGGCGACTGA
- the ung gene encoding uracil-DNA glycosylase, with protein MTDIAMLPESWRGVLGDELQQPYFKELMEFVEEERAKGPVYPPREEVFAALDATPFDRVRVLVLGQDPYHGEGQGHGLCFSVRPGVKTPPSLRNIYKEMQQELELPVPDNGYLMPWAQQGVLLLNAVLTVRSGEANSHKGKGWEKFTDAVIRAVADRPDPAVFVLWGNYAQKKLPLIDETRHVVVKGAHPSPLSAKKFFGSRPFTQINEAVAAQGHEPIDWRLPNLG; from the coding sequence GTGACCGACATCGCCATGCTGCCCGAGTCCTGGCGCGGGGTTCTGGGCGACGAACTTCAGCAGCCCTACTTCAAGGAGCTGATGGAGTTCGTCGAGGAGGAGCGAGCGAAGGGTCCCGTCTACCCTCCGCGCGAGGAGGTCTTCGCGGCGCTGGACGCGACGCCCTTCGACCGGGTGAGGGTCCTGGTCCTCGGCCAGGACCCGTACCACGGCGAGGGGCAGGGCCACGGTCTGTGCTTCTCGGTGCGGCCCGGGGTGAAGACCCCGCCCTCCCTGCGCAACATCTACAAGGAGATGCAGCAGGAGCTGGAGCTGCCGGTCCCGGACAACGGCTATCTGATGCCGTGGGCCCAGCAGGGCGTCCTGCTGCTCAACGCGGTCCTCACCGTGCGCTCCGGTGAGGCCAACTCCCACAAGGGCAAGGGCTGGGAGAAGTTCACCGACGCCGTGATCCGCGCGGTCGCCGACCGGCCCGACCCGGCGGTGTTCGTGCTGTGGGGCAACTACGCGCAGAAGAAGCTCCCGCTGATCGACGAGACCCGGCACGTCGTGGTCAAGGGCGCGCACCCCTCGCCGCTGTCGGCGAAGAAGTTCTTCGGCTCCCGTCCCTTCACACAGATCAACGAGGCGGTCGCGGCACAGGGCCACGAGCCGATCGACTGGCGGCTGCCGAACCTGGGCTGA
- a CDS encoding ABC transporter substrate-binding protein, translating to MFNRNRCLRQVAAIASISSLLAGCGMLSSDSSGEEGPIVVGTTSAPSTLDPAASWDSSWELFRNIYQTLLSYPAGASKPEPDAAEKCEFTDASNTAYHCELREGLKFSNGGTLDAQAVKYSIDRIRDINVNGGPAGLLGSLDRVQALGENEVVFHLNKPDATFPFVLATPAMSIVDPDSYPADKLREDGKVVGSGPYNLDSYQDGDKAELVRNDSYDGYAEVKNDAVTIRYFQDSSKMVGALREHELDVAFRGLAADDILDLQTHEAQKTFQVVESVSTSISYLVFNPKDSWAAKPAVRKAIAQVLDRPAIAHKVYKDTVEPLYSMVPKGLTGHTTGFFDDYGQPSTSKARQILSEAGITEPVPLEFWYTTDRYGSETKAEFEEIKKQLDASGLFEITLKSRPWKTYVTGYQEGEYPVFGRGWSPDFPDADNFIAPFVGDKNALGTPYPAPEITGELLPRSRQESDRAAVEKEFEEAQKILVEDARLLPLWQGRQYVAANNDISGAERALDPSTIMTMGSLYRKTSW from the coding sequence GTGTTCAACCGGAACCGATGCCTGCGGCAGGTGGCGGCCATCGCGTCCATATCGTCCCTGTTGGCGGGATGCGGAATGCTCTCGTCGGACTCCTCCGGCGAGGAGGGGCCGATCGTCGTGGGGACGACCAGTGCGCCCAGCACTCTGGACCCCGCCGCGTCCTGGGACAGCTCCTGGGAACTGTTCCGCAACATCTACCAGACGTTGCTCAGTTACCCCGCGGGCGCGAGCAAGCCCGAGCCGGACGCGGCCGAGAAGTGCGAGTTCACCGACGCCTCGAACACGGCCTACCACTGCGAGCTGCGCGAGGGCCTGAAGTTCTCCAACGGCGGCACGCTGGACGCGCAGGCCGTCAAGTACTCGATCGACCGGATCCGGGACATCAACGTCAACGGCGGTCCCGCCGGTCTGCTGGGCAGCCTCGACCGGGTCCAGGCGCTGGGCGAGAACGAGGTGGTCTTCCACCTCAACAAGCCCGACGCCACCTTCCCGTTCGTGCTGGCCACGCCCGCGATGTCGATCGTCGACCCGGACAGCTACCCGGCCGACAAGCTGCGCGAGGACGGCAAGGTCGTCGGCTCCGGGCCGTACAACCTGGATTCGTACCAGGACGGCGACAAGGCCGAGCTGGTCCGCAACGACAGCTACGACGGGTACGCGGAGGTCAAGAACGACGCCGTGACCATCCGCTACTTCCAGGACTCGAGCAAGATGGTCGGCGCGCTGCGCGAGCACGAGCTCGACGTCGCCTTCCGCGGTCTGGCCGCCGACGACATCCTCGACCTCCAGACCCATGAGGCGCAGAAGACCTTCCAGGTCGTGGAGAGCGTCAGCACCTCCATCAGCTACCTGGTCTTCAACCCCAAGGACTCCTGGGCCGCGAAGCCCGCCGTCCGCAAGGCGATCGCCCAGGTCCTGGACCGCCCCGCCATCGCGCACAAGGTCTACAAGGACACCGTGGAGCCGCTGTACTCCATGGTCCCCAAGGGCCTGACCGGCCACACCACGGGCTTCTTCGACGACTACGGCCAGCCCAGCACCTCCAAGGCCCGCCAGATCCTCTCCGAGGCCGGCATCACCGAACCGGTGCCGCTCGAGTTCTGGTACACCACGGACCGCTACGGCTCGGAGACCAAGGCGGAGTTCGAGGAGATCAAGAAGCAGCTGGACGCGTCCGGGCTGTTCGAGATCACCCTCAAGAGCCGCCCCTGGAAGACCTACGTCACGGGCTACCAGGAGGGCGAGTACCCGGTGTTCGGCCGCGGCTGGTCCCCCGACTTCCCCGACGCCGACAACTTCATCGCGCCCTTCGTCGGCGACAAGAACGCCCTCGGTACGCCGTACCCGGCACCCGAGATCACCGGCGAACTGCTGCCCCGCTCCCGGCAGGAGAGCGACCGCGCCGCCGTGGAGAAGGAGTTCGAGGAGGCCCAGAAGATCCTCGTCGAGGACGCGCGTCTGCTGCCGCTGTGGCAGGGGCGCCAGTACGTGGCCGCCAACAACGACATCTCCGGCGCGGAGCGGGCGCTGGACCCGTCGACGATCATGACGATGGGGTCGCTGTACCGCAAGACCAGCTGGTAG
- a CDS encoding SDR family oxidoreductase, with protein sequence MTSVELSGKVALITGASRGIGYGVAEALVARGDRVAITGRNEDALKEAVEQLGSDRAIYIAGKAHDEEHQAVAVQRAMEAFGRVDFLVNNAGTNPVFGPIADLDLDVARKVFETNVISALGFAQKTWHAWQKDNGGAIVNIASVAGIAPSPFIAAYGVSKAAMINLTQQLAHEFAPKVRVNAIAPAVVKTKFAQALYEGREAEAAASYPLARLGVPSDIGGAAAFLTSEQSDWVTGQTLVVDGGIFLNAGVG encoded by the coding sequence ATGACATCGGTGGAACTCTCCGGCAAGGTCGCCCTGATCACGGGCGCCAGCCGCGGTATCGGATACGGCGTCGCCGAGGCGCTCGTCGCGCGCGGCGACCGGGTCGCCATCACGGGCCGCAACGAGGACGCCCTCAAGGAGGCCGTCGAGCAGCTCGGCTCCGACCGCGCGATCTACATCGCCGGCAAGGCGCACGACGAGGAGCACCAGGCCGTCGCCGTCCAGCGCGCCATGGAGGCCTTCGGCCGCGTCGACTTCCTGGTCAACAACGCCGGTACCAACCCGGTGTTCGGGCCGATCGCCGACCTGGACCTGGATGTCGCCCGCAAGGTGTTCGAGACCAATGTGATCTCGGCGCTGGGCTTCGCGCAGAAGACCTGGCACGCCTGGCAGAAGGACAACGGCGGCGCGATCGTCAACATCGCCTCCGTCGCGGGCATCGCGCCCTCGCCCTTCATCGCCGCCTACGGCGTCAGCAAGGCAGCGATGATCAACCTCACGCAGCAGCTCGCGCACGAGTTCGCGCCCAAGGTGCGGGTCAACGCCATCGCCCCGGCCGTGGTGAAGACCAAGTTCGCCCAGGCGCTGTACGAGGGCCGGGAAGCGGAGGCGGCCGCCTCCTACCCGCTGGCCCGCCTCGGCGTGCCCTCCGACATCGGCGGCGCCGCGGCCTTCCTCACCTCGGAGCAGTCCGACTGGGTCACCGGTCAGACCCTCGTCGTGGACGGCGGCATCTTCCTCAACGCCGGCGTCGGCTGA
- the fabG gene encoding 3-oxoacyl-ACP reductase FabG, whose amino-acid sequence MSTTDQRVAVVTGAARGIGAATAVRLAAEGHAVAVIDLDEGACKDTVEKITAEGGKALAVGCDVSDEAQVEAAIARIAQELGAPTILVNNAGVLRDNLLFKMSASDWDTVLNVHLRGAFLMSKACQKHMVDAKFGRIVNLSSSSALGNRGQVNYSAAKAGMQGFTKTLAIELGKFGITANAVAPGFIATDMTAATAERVGMGFDDFKAAAATQIPVQRVGYPEDIANAIAFFTGEAAGFVSGQVLYVAGGPLD is encoded by the coding sequence ATGTCCACCACTGACCAGCGGGTCGCCGTAGTCACCGGCGCAGCGCGCGGAATCGGTGCCGCCACCGCCGTACGGCTGGCCGCCGAGGGCCACGCGGTGGCCGTCATCGACCTCGACGAGGGCGCCTGCAAGGACACCGTGGAGAAGATCACCGCGGAGGGCGGCAAGGCCCTCGCGGTCGGCTGCGACGTCTCCGACGAGGCGCAGGTCGAGGCCGCCATCGCGCGGATCGCCCAGGAGCTCGGCGCGCCGACCATCCTGGTCAACAACGCGGGCGTGCTGCGCGACAACCTGCTGTTCAAGATGAGCGCGTCCGACTGGGACACGGTCCTGAACGTCCACCTGCGCGGCGCCTTCCTGATGTCGAAGGCCTGCCAGAAGCACATGGTGGACGCCAAGTTCGGCCGGATCGTCAACCTCTCCTCGTCGTCCGCCCTCGGCAACCGCGGCCAGGTCAACTACTCCGCCGCCAAGGCCGGTATGCAGGGCTTCACCAAGACCCTCGCCATCGAACTCGGCAAGTTCGGCATCACCGCCAACGCCGTCGCCCCCGGCTTCATCGCCACCGACATGACCGCGGCCACCGCCGAGCGCGTCGGCATGGGCTTCGACGACTTCAAGGCCGCCGCCGCCACCCAGATCCCGGTCCAGCGCGTCGGCTACCCCGAGGACATCGCCAACGCCATCGCCTTCTTCACGGGCGAGGCGGCCGGCTTTGTCTCCGGCCAGGTGCTGTACGTCGCCGGCGGACCGCTCGACTAG
- a CDS encoding excalibur calcium-binding domain-containing protein, with protein sequence MRRRTGAAGILIAMSAIVPLADIAHAQDLDCRDFSTQEEAQAEFDRDPSDPHRLDEDQGPDDGIACEALPRLGTAVSTVPPVTLTPTLAVTPTPTPTPTLTPAATVTPTLGVRGGLGGSTDARIGGWAVGAGFALVTGGAVAAGYVVRRRRG encoded by the coding sequence ATGCGCCGTCGCACCGGGGCCGCCGGCATCTTGATCGCCATGTCCGCGATCGTGCCGCTGGCCGACATCGCACACGCACAGGACCTGGACTGCCGGGACTTCAGCACCCAGGAGGAAGCGCAGGCCGAATTCGACCGCGACCCCAGTGATCCGCACCGACTCGACGAGGATCAGGGCCCGGACGACGGCATCGCCTGCGAGGCGCTCCCCCGGCTCGGCACCGCCGTCAGCACCGTCCCGCCCGTCACCCTGACCCCCACCCTCGCCGTCACCCCCACCCCCACTCCCACGCCCACGCTCACGCCCGCTGCCACCGTCACCCCGACGCTCGGCGTCCGCGGTGGGCTGGGCGGTTCGACGGACGCGAGGATCGGCGGCTGGGCGGTCGGAGCGGGGTTCGCCCTGGTCACCGGCGGTGCCGTCGCGGCCGGCTACGTCGTCAGGCGGCGGCGCGGCTGA
- a CDS encoding DUF3037 domain-containing protein, translated as MSDDRHFIKGGPSEREVFEYAVLRVVPRIERGECINAGVLVYSRARSYVGVRTHLDEPRLLALDPEADVAGVRAALGAVERVCSGGRAAGQAALDDAGRRFRWLIAPRSTIVQPGPLHTGLTTDPTAEPDRLLDLLVR; from the coding sequence GTGAGCGACGACCGCCACTTCATCAAGGGAGGCCCGAGCGAGCGCGAGGTCTTCGAGTACGCCGTCCTGCGGGTCGTCCCCCGGATCGAGCGCGGCGAGTGCATCAACGCCGGGGTACTGGTCTACTCCCGCGCCAGGTCCTACGTCGGCGTCCGCACCCACCTCGACGAGCCCCGCCTGCTGGCCCTGGACCCCGAGGCGGACGTGGCCGGAGTCCGCGCGGCACTCGGGGCGGTGGAACGCGTCTGTTCCGGCGGCCGGGCGGCGGGCCAGGCGGCCCTCGACGACGCGGGCCGCCGCTTCCGCTGGCTCATCGCCCCCCGCTCCACGATCGTCCAGCCGGGCCCGCTCCACACCGGCCTCACCACCGACCCCACCGCGGAACCGGATCGCCTCCTGGACCTGCTGGTGCGCTGA